A single region of the Nocardioides sp. W7 genome encodes:
- a CDS encoding ABC transporter permease, with product MPDLAFADGVRRQTDYWLTVYRRTWRSSAISSFVAPLFYVVAMGVLLGGFIEADSDELEGATSYLAFVVPGLVAAQAMQTAVGETTYPVMGLIKWQRVYDSMLATPLQVQHLAGATLSFVLFRVATTCGVYMLVLAPFGVFESWWGPFVAFAGQVLVGMAFGVWVYGFSARLEDEQAFGVLFRIGVFPMFLLSGAFFPVVNLGDVGAWFARLTPLWHGVSLSRMFCLDEIDWSTAAVNVTVLVVLLVTGWFWALAGLRKRLVS from the coding sequence GTGCCCGATCTCGCCTTCGCCGACGGTGTCCGCCGGCAGACCGACTACTGGCTGACCGTCTACAGGCGCACCTGGCGCTCCTCGGCGATCAGCTCCTTCGTCGCCCCACTGTTCTACGTCGTCGCGATGGGGGTGCTGCTCGGCGGCTTCATCGAGGCCGATTCCGACGAGCTCGAGGGCGCGACGTCGTACCTCGCCTTCGTGGTGCCGGGCCTGGTCGCCGCCCAGGCGATGCAGACCGCGGTGGGGGAGACGACGTACCCGGTGATGGGGCTGATCAAGTGGCAGCGGGTCTACGACTCGATGCTCGCGACGCCGCTGCAGGTCCAGCACCTCGCCGGCGCGACCCTGTCGTTCGTCCTCTTCCGGGTCGCGACGACGTGCGGCGTCTACATGCTGGTGCTGGCGCCGTTCGGGGTGTTCGAGTCCTGGTGGGGCCCGTTCGTGGCGTTCGCCGGACAGGTGCTGGTGGGGATGGCGTTCGGGGTGTGGGTCTACGGCTTCAGCGCCCGGCTGGAGGACGAGCAGGCCTTCGGGGTGCTGTTCCGGATCGGGGTCTTCCCGATGTTCCTGCTCTCCGGGGCGTTCTTCCCGGTCGTCAACCTCGGCGACGTCGGGGCCTGGTTCGCGCGGCTGACGCCACTGTGGCACGGGGTCAGCCTGTCGCGGATGTTCTGCCTGGACGAGATCGACTGGTCGACCGCCGCGGTCAACGTGACGGTGCTGGTCGTGCTGCTGGTCACCGGCTGGTTCTGGGCGCTCGCCGGACTGCGGAAGCGGCTGGTCTCGTGA